The nucleotide sequence TCTCAAGGCCGGGCTCAAGCAGACCGGCCTTGCCGAAGGGCGCGTGCTGGATCGATCGCTGGTCGAGAAGGCCGAGCAGGAACTGCAGCGCCAGTACTTCAACCGCGGCAAGTACGCGGTCGAGATCAAGTCGACGCTGACGCCGCTCGAGCGCAACCGCGTCGCCGTGCAGTTCGACGTCGTCGAAGGCGACAGCGCGAAGATCCGCCAAATCAACATCGTCGGCAACAAGGCGTTCAAGGAGAAGGAGCTGCTCAACCAGCTCACCTCGACGACGCCCAACTGGCTGACCTGGTACACCAAGAACGATCAGTATTCGAAGACGCGTCTTGCGGGCGACCTCGAGGCGCTGCGCTCGTTCTATCTCAACCGCGGCTACCTCGAATTCAACGTCGACTCGACCCAGGTGTCGATCTCGCCCGACAAGCAGGGTATCTACATCACGGTCAACGTCACCGAGGGGCCGCAGTACCGCGTCTCGGACGTCAAGCTCGCCGGACAGATGCTGGTACCCGAAGCCGAGCTCAGGAAGCTCATCACGCTCGAGCCGGGCGAAGTGTTCGAGCGCGACCGCCTGACCGAGTCGACGAAGAAGATCGGCGACCGCCTCGGCAACGACGGCTACGCCTTTGCCAACGTCAACGCCGTGCCCGAGCTCGACAAGGAGAAGAGCACCGTCGCGTTCACGCTTTTCGTGGATCCGGGCCGGCGCGTCTACGTCAACCGCATCAACGTCGCCGGCAACACGCGCACGCGCGACGAGGTCGTGCGCCGCGAAATTCGCCAGATGGAAGGCGCCTATTACGACGCCGAGAAGATCAACCGCTCGCGTGACCGCCTCAACCGTCTCGGCTACTTCAACGAGGTCAACATCGAGACCCCGAGCGTGGCGGGAACGACCGACCAGGTCGACGTCAACGTCAGCGTCGCCGAGAAGTCGACCGGCAACATCATGCTCGGCGCCGGTTTCTCCTCGTCCGAAGGCCTCGTGCTGTCGGGCTCGGTCTCGCAAAGCAACGTCTTCGGTACCGGCAACCGGCTCTCGGCACAGATCAACTCGGGGAGCGTCAATACGGTCTATTCGCTCTCGTACACCAATCCCTACTACACGATCGACGGCATCAGCCTCGGCTACGACATCTACCGGCGCGACGTCGACGCAAGCGAACTCGACGGCGTCGGCGACTACGAGACGTCGACCTACGGCGCCGGCGTGCGCTTCGGCCTGCCGATCAATGAACGCGATTTCATTTCCTTCGGCCTGACCTACGAGCAGACGTCGATCACGACCGATGCCGACAGCCCGACCAACTACCAGAAGTTCGAGGAGGAGTTCGGCAGCGACAACGACACCGTGCGCGTCGACACCTCGTGGGCACGCGATACGCGCAATAGCCACCTGTTCCCGACCCGCGGTCTGTTCCAGCGCGTGGCGGCCGAAGTCGGCACGCCGCTCGGCAGTCTCGAGTACTACAAGCTGTCGTTCCAGCACCAGCAATACTTCCCGCTCAGCAAGCGCTTCACGCTCATGCTGAACGGCGAAGTCGGCGTCGGCGGCGGCCTGTCGGACAAGCCGCTGCCGTTCTTCAAGAACTTCTACGCAGGCGGCACGAGTTCGGTGCGCGGCTTCGAGAACGGCACGCTCGGTCCGAAGGACGACGAGAACAACGCGCTCGGCGGCGACAAACGCGTCGTCGGCAACGCCGAGCTGTTCTTCCCGCTGCCCGGCCTCAAGGACGACCAGTCCCTGCGCATGTCGGCCTTCGTCGACGCGGGCGCGACCTTCGGCCCGAATGATGACCAGCACCGCTACGAGAATTTCGCCTTCGGTGACCTGCGCTATTCGGCGGGCGTCGCCGTGCTGTGGGTCTCACCGCTCGGCCCGCTCAAGTTCAGCCTCGCACAACCCCTCTCGAGCAAGGAAGACGACGAGGAAGAGATGTTCCA is from Thiobacillus denitrificans ATCC 25259 and encodes:
- the bamA gene encoding outer membrane protein assembly factor BamA, which encodes MTLTRLTLALAAVFVTHAASAEAPFVVKDIRVEGIQRTEAGTVFSYLPVKVGDTMTDEKTAAAIKALYATGFFKDVRLEARDGVVIVTVQERPSIAKITLSGIKEFSEDDLKAGLKQTGLAEGRVLDRSLVEKAEQELQRQYFNRGKYAVEIKSTLTPLERNRVAVQFDVVEGDSAKIRQINIVGNKAFKEKELLNQLTSTTPNWLTWYTKNDQYSKTRLAGDLEALRSFYLNRGYLEFNVDSTQVSISPDKQGIYITVNVTEGPQYRVSDVKLAGQMLVPEAELRKLITLEPGEVFERDRLTESTKKIGDRLGNDGYAFANVNAVPELDKEKSTVAFTLFVDPGRRVYVNRINVAGNTRTRDEVVRREIRQMEGAYYDAEKINRSRDRLNRLGYFNEVNIETPSVAGTTDQVDVNVSVAEKSTGNIMLGAGFSSSEGLVLSGSVSQSNVFGTGNRLSAQINSGSVNTVYSLSYTNPYYTIDGISLGYDIYRRDVDASELDGVGDYETSTYGAGVRFGLPINERDFISFGLTYEQTSITTDADSPTNYQKFEEEFGSDNDTVRVDTSWARDTRNSHLFPTRGLFQRVAAEVGTPLGSLEYYKLSFQHQQYFPLSKRFTLMLNGEVGVGGGLSDKPLPFFKNFYAGGTSSVRGFENGTLGPKDDENNALGGDKRVVGNAELFFPLPGLKDDQSLRMSAFVDAGATFGPNDDQHRYENFAFGDLRYSAGVAVLWVSPLGPLKFSLAQPLSSKEDDEEEMFQFTLGNVF